One Apostichopus japonicus isolate 1M-3 chromosome 7, ASM3797524v1, whole genome shotgun sequence genomic region harbors:
- the LOC139969553 gene encoding lipase maturation factor 2-like: MWFAALGSARRNPWFIRLIYRILTNQEEVLDLIDHNPFPKSPPKFIRAKLYHYHFTSWSKNSKNWWRRKEVETYLSPVTKESQAITSFVQSSGLTYMSKIPPSALQSTIMNKGVEIKKENWRLFTLVSVNHKTLFWKFKWTSSYIFYIYTCFNDKHL; encoded by the exons ATGTGGTTCGCGGCTCTCGGCTCGGCCCGACGAAATCCTTGGTTCATCAGGCTGATCTATCGCATATTAACCAATCAAGAGGAAG TTCTCGATCTTATCGACCATAATCCATTCCCAAAGTCTCCACCAAAGTTCATCCGAGCAAAGCTATATCATTATCATTTCACTTCTTGGAG CAAAAATTCAAAGAACTGGTGGAGAAGAAAAGAAGTGGAGACATACCTTAGCCCTGTGACCAAAGAAAGTCAAGCTATAACATCGTTTGTTCAAAGTTCTGGACTAACATATATGAGTAAAATACCTCCAAGTGCGCTCCAATCTACGATCATGAACAAAGGAGTAG aaatcaaaaaagaaaactgGAGGCTATTTACACTGGTTTCTGTCAACCATAAGACtctattttggaaatttaagtgGACCAGTTcttatattttctatatttataccTGTTTTAATGATAAGCATCTTTAG